The following coding sequences lie in one Candidatus Caccoplasma merdavium genomic window:
- the map gene encoding type I methionyl aminopeptidase, whose protein sequence is MSRKIINNWKITKGAPLTELDKKILYFQNHGCLVPSRELIKTPEQIEGIRRSGVVNTGVLDLIESEIKAGMSTAEIDRMVFDYTVSHGAIPAPLNYEGFPKSVCTSINEVVCHGIPSEDEILQEGDIINVDVSTILDGYYSDASRMFIIGKTTPEKEKLVRVTKECLEIGMRAAKPFGFVGDIGNAIQRHAEKNGFSVVRDLCGHGVGLAFHEEPEVLHFGRKGTGMLLVPGMVFTIEPMINMGDWHVFIDEDDGWTVVTDDEKPSAQWEHTFLMTENGLEILTY, encoded by the coding sequence ATGTCAAGGAAAATCATCAATAACTGGAAAATCACCAAAGGAGCCCCGCTTACCGAACTCGACAAGAAAATACTGTATTTTCAAAATCACGGGTGTCTCGTACCCAGCCGGGAATTGATAAAGACGCCCGAACAAATCGAAGGCATACGACGCAGCGGGGTGGTCAATACCGGCGTACTCGATTTGATAGAAAGTGAAATCAAGGCCGGCATGTCGACCGCGGAAATCGACCGCATGGTCTTCGACTACACCGTTTCGCACGGTGCCATTCCCGCACCGCTCAACTACGAAGGGTTTCCCAAGAGCGTCTGCACTTCAATCAATGAAGTCGTGTGCCACGGAATCCCGAGTGAAGACGAAATTCTGCAAGAAGGCGACATCATCAACGTCGATGTATCGACCATTCTCGACGGATACTATTCCGACGCTTCGCGCATGTTCATCATAGGAAAGACCACCCCCGAAAAAGAAAAGCTCGTGCGTGTCACCAAAGAGTGCCTCGAAATAGGCATGCGCGCCGCCAAGCCTTTCGGTTTTGTCGGCGACATCGGCAACGCCATACAACGGCATGCCGAGAAAAACGGCTTCTCGGTCGTGCGCGACCTCTGCGGACATGGCGTGGGGCTTGCGTTCCACGAAGAGCCGGAAGTGCTCCACTTCGGCCGTAAAGGCACCGGCATGTTGCTCGTCCCGGGTATGGTCTTCACCATCGAACCCATGATCAACATGGGCGACTGGCATGTGTTCATCGACGAAGACGACGGGTGGACAGTCGTCACCGATGACGAAAAACCTTCGGCCCAATGGGAACACACCTTCCTCATGACCGAAAACGGCCTCGAAATATTGACCTATTGA
- a CDS encoding glycoside hydrolase family 43 protein — protein MLSYWLVCLSVVVLCSCERRMVYLSTSFREPATDGLRFIYSHDGYHWDSVPGVWLRPQVGTQALLRDPSMIQAPDGTFHLVWTSSWGDDYGFGYASSRDLVHWSEQRHIALMHDYDTLTRNVWAPELFHESSADEYYIIWASAIPGRFDGTQRLYYTVTRDFCEFSPARLFYEPGYNTIDGIVVKRGERDYRLIVKDNRKPGYSHLFAVAGTSPVGPWGDKTLPFTPEWSEGPTCIRVGDDYLIYYDRYRSYTFGAVRTRDFQHFEDITSLISIPKGHKHGTAIKVDASVVERLLRARPCP, from the coding sequence ATGCTGTCATACTGGCTCGTGTGTCTGAGTGTGGTTGTGCTCTGTTCTTGTGAGCGGCGTATGGTCTACCTTTCCACCTCGTTCCGTGAGCCGGCAACCGACGGGTTGCGTTTTATATACAGCCACGATGGTTATCATTGGGATTCGGTCCCCGGTGTATGGCTCCGGCCGCAAGTGGGGACACAGGCTCTCCTTCGTGACCCCTCCATGATACAAGCCCCCGATGGTACTTTTCATTTGGTGTGGACATCGAGCTGGGGCGACGATTATGGCTTCGGATATGCCTCTTCGCGCGATCTTGTCCATTGGTCGGAACAACGGCACATCGCGCTGATGCACGACTACGATACCCTTACCCGCAATGTGTGGGCTCCCGAACTTTTTCATGAGTCGTCGGCAGACGAGTATTATATCATTTGGGCATCGGCCATACCGGGACGTTTCGATGGCACACAACGACTGTATTACACGGTGACGCGTGATTTTTGCGAATTTTCTCCCGCTCGCCTTTTTTATGAGCCGGGCTACAATACCATCGACGGGATTGTGGTCAAGCGGGGAGAGCGTGATTATCGACTCATCGTGAAAGACAACCGCAAGCCCGGTTACAGTCATTTGTTTGCCGTGGCGGGGACATCTCCCGTGGGCCCTTGGGGCGACAAGACGCTCCCCTTCACCCCGGAGTGGTCCGAAGGCCCTACCTGCATTCGGGTGGGCGATGATTATCTTATTTATTACGACCGCTACCGCAGCTATACGTTCGGAGCGGTGCGTACGCGTGATTTTCAACATTTCGAAGATATTACTTCCCTCATTTCGATTCCCAAAGGTCATAAACACGGTACCGCCATAAAGGTCGACGCCTCGGTTGTCGAGCGCCTGCTTCGAGCGAGACCCTGCCCCTAA
- a CDS encoding HlyC/CorC family transporter, protein MNEILIIIFLILLNGLFSMSEIAVISARKSSLASDEKRGSKSASTALKLACEPEKFLSTVQIGITLIGILTGIYSGATLSADFAALLLQWHVPAVYAQPLAQTIIVILVTYFTIIFGELVPKRIGMSSAERISKLIAPFMYFISVVAAPFVWILAKSTSVMFSLLGIKDGGSKVTEDEIKSIIQEGAEDGEVQEVEQDIMERVLIMGDLKVNALMTYRTDMVALDIAMTREEVKAVVRETVHEMYPVIDRSFDDVKGVVSLKNLVFHLDDEDFDFHSVITPATFFHETMSVYDALAQMKEKRISQALICDEFGCCQGIITLRDILEGLVGSIDSPHEDPDIVKRADSESWLVDGQCSFYDFLTYFDKEELFEQASYNTISGLLLDLLEHIPHAGEKVSWNGFSFEIVDMDGARIDKVLVERTEADSEPEE, encoded by the coding sequence AGCCGTTATATCGGCTCGCAAATCCAGTTTGGCATCTGATGAAAAGCGCGGGAGCAAGTCTGCCTCCACGGCCCTGAAACTGGCTTGTGAACCCGAAAAATTCCTTTCTACCGTGCAGATAGGCATTACCCTCATAGGTATCCTTACCGGTATCTATTCGGGTGCAACCCTTTCGGCCGACTTTGCCGCCTTATTGTTGCAGTGGCATGTCCCTGCCGTATATGCACAACCCTTGGCACAGACGATTATCGTGATTTTGGTGACCTATTTTACCATCATCTTCGGTGAGTTGGTGCCCAAGCGCATCGGAATGAGTTCGGCCGAGCGCATATCCAAATTGATAGCCCCCTTTATGTATTTCATCTCGGTCGTGGCAGCCCCTTTTGTTTGGATATTGGCCAAGAGTACTTCCGTCATGTTTAGCCTGCTGGGAATCAAGGACGGCGGCAGTAAGGTTACCGAAGATGAGATAAAGTCGATAATACAGGAAGGCGCCGAAGACGGGGAGGTGCAGGAAGTCGAACAGGACATCATGGAACGAGTCCTCATCATGGGCGATTTGAAGGTCAATGCGCTGATGACCTATCGCACCGACATGGTGGCTCTTGACATCGCGATGACCCGCGAGGAGGTGAAAGCGGTTGTGCGCGAAACCGTGCATGAGATGTATCCTGTTATCGACCGCTCTTTCGATGATGTAAAGGGAGTGGTGTCTCTCAAAAATTTGGTCTTCCATCTCGATGATGAGGATTTCGATTTCCACTCGGTCATTACGCCGGCCACCTTTTTCCACGAGACGATGAGCGTCTACGATGCCTTGGCTCAGATGAAGGAGAAACGCATCAGTCAGGCACTGATATGCGATGAGTTTGGTTGTTGCCAAGGAATCATCACCCTGCGCGACATACTCGAAGGGTTGGTCGGTTCTATCGACAGTCCGCACGAAGACCCCGACATCGTGAAGCGCGCCGACTCCGAGAGTTGGCTGGTCGATGGCCAGTGCTCGTTCTATGATTTCTTGACCTATTTCGATAAAGAAGAACTTTTCGAGCAGGCCAGTTACAACACGATAAGCGGTCTGTTGCTCGACTTGTTGGAGCATATTCCGCATGCCGGCGAGAAGGTCTCTTGGAACGGGTTCTCGTTTGAGATTGTCGATATGGACGGTGCCCGCATCGACAAAGTCCTTGTGGAACGTACGGAGGCCGATAGCGAGCCCGAAGAGTAA
- the pelA gene encoding pectate lyase: MKKRIWGLAALLLGSFFSVHAQDVSSLTWSQVCSGKMSSEWYGTEEAQSIADDVLYVQKTNGGWMKNDELHQLTAEQKQSLYNKRNEHSCFDNAATTQEMRFLAKVYQQTGIEKYKTAFMKALNLIFTAEKGCGGWSQYWPLSGNGSYQDYITFNDNLTTNVMRLLQDIIGNKGDFENLVDDETRARCEASFQKGLEVIIKCQVNDNGTMAAWCAQHDTTTFLPTEGRPHELPSISGSESASLLSFLMTVENPSKELQATITSAVEWLDAHKIEGKAIEEFTNDEGEKDRRVIDKSGSAIWGRFIQLGGETGEQTYDAFFTKLKKRNKSRSYTTGGKTYTYTEYEIATTSYRPEMAYQPIYAIYDDQYQHLYYRFLYNYEDTDPEVDSKGLAIPTSLNAIRRTSYQFLGSWCLNVINVEYPAWLQRIKDQEESAGYVTYALSSETYTGSTTSGSTTSYNFSGGISISNEKGKAYAPGLSSVKGIKYSAGVKYTITLPDGITVDKIKFYGYDNYAEADAYISNLNGVTYNSTEYVFPAKDENGNVTLTSHTFDFSEQPASGNIDFTIAGKQCGLAITLFCKDSASGVTDITTDNRSGLEKGKKILQDGQLLIHKDGNWYNLAGQIVGQDARPDK; this comes from the coding sequence ATGAAAAAAAGAATTTGGGGCTTAGCAGCCCTTTTATTAGGAAGTTTTTTCTCCGTACATGCCCAAGATGTCTCATCACTCACTTGGTCGCAAGTATGCTCAGGTAAAATGAGTTCGGAATGGTACGGGACGGAAGAAGCACAAAGCATTGCCGATGATGTATTGTATGTGCAGAAAACCAACGGCGGCTGGATGAAAAATGACGAGCTTCACCAACTCACGGCCGAACAAAAACAGTCGCTCTACAACAAGCGCAACGAACACTCCTGCTTCGACAACGCAGCCACCACGCAGGAAATGCGTTTCCTGGCCAAAGTCTACCAACAAACCGGCATAGAAAAATACAAAACGGCTTTCATGAAAGCCCTAAACCTGATTTTCACGGCAGAAAAAGGGTGTGGCGGTTGGTCACAATATTGGCCGCTTTCGGGCAATGGCAGCTACCAAGACTATATCACGTTCAACGACAACCTGACAACCAATGTCATGCGGCTCCTGCAAGACATCATCGGCAACAAAGGCGATTTTGAAAACCTGGTCGACGACGAGACGCGTGCCCGGTGCGAAGCCTCTTTCCAAAAGGGCTTGGAAGTCATCATAAAATGCCAAGTAAACGACAACGGCACGATGGCCGCCTGGTGCGCCCAGCACGACACGACCACTTTCTTGCCGACCGAAGGCCGGCCACATGAGTTACCCTCCATCAGCGGAAGTGAATCGGCCAGCCTGCTTTCGTTCCTGATGACCGTAGAAAACCCCTCGAAAGAACTGCAAGCCACCATCACATCGGCCGTCGAGTGGCTCGATGCCCACAAAATCGAGGGCAAAGCCATCGAAGAGTTTACCAATGACGAGGGTGAAAAAGACCGCAGGGTCATCGACAAATCCGGCAGCGCCATTTGGGGGCGCTTCATACAGTTGGGCGGAGAAACCGGCGAACAAACGTATGATGCCTTTTTTACCAAACTGAAAAAACGCAACAAATCGCGCTCCTACACAACCGGAGGCAAAACCTACACATATACCGAATATGAAATTGCCACCACTTCATACAGACCCGAGATGGCCTACCAACCCATATATGCCATCTATGACGACCAATACCAGCACCTTTATTACCGGTTCCTCTACAATTATGAAGACACCGACCCCGAAGTCGACAGCAAAGGGCTCGCCATACCCACCTCGCTGAATGCCATTCGACGCACGAGCTACCAGTTTCTCGGGAGCTGGTGCCTGAACGTCATCAATGTCGAATATCCGGCTTGGTTGCAGCGCATCAAGGACCAGGAAGAATCGGCCGGATATGTAACTTACGCGCTGTCGTCGGAGACATACACCGGTTCTACGACCAGCGGTTCCACCACCTCCTATAATTTCTCGGGAGGAATAAGCATATCCAACGAAAAAGGAAAGGCTTATGCTCCCGGACTATCTTCTGTCAAGGGCATTAAATATTCGGCCGGAGTAAAATACACCATCACCCTACCCGACGGTATCACGGTCGACAAAATCAAGTTCTACGGATATGACAATTATGCAGAAGCCGATGCCTACATCAGTAATCTCAATGGCGTTACCTACAACAGCACCGAATATGTTTTCCCCGCCAAAGACGAAAATGGCAATGTAACATTGACCTCCCACACGTTCGACTTTTCTGAACAACCGGCAAGTGGCAACATCGATTTTACCATTGCCGGAAAACAATGCGGCCTTGCCATCACCCTCTTCTGCAAAGATTCGGCAAGCGGTGTCACCGACATCACGACCGACAACCGTTCAGGGCTGGAAAAGGGAAAGAAGATACTCCAAGACGGACAACTCTTAATCCATAAAGACGGGAACTGGTACAACCTGGCGGGGCAAATCGTCGGACAAGACGCGAGACCCGACAAATGA